The Nitrospirota bacterium DNA window TAAGTTTGTGATTGCTGACTGGATGATGCCTGTCCTTGACGGCGTGGAGCTGTGCAGGAAGATAAGGCTCATGAATGAAGCAGGATATATATATTTTATTCTTCTTACAGGAAAGGATAAAAAGGAGGATGTTGTGCAGGGCCTTGATTCAGGCGCTGATGATTATATAACAAAGCCGTTTGAGAGGGAGGAGCTCAGGGTAAGGGTTATGACAGGGATGAGAATCTTAGAGCTTGAAAAGAGGCTTGAAGAGCTTGCCTGCATTGACCCGCTCATGCAGATAAGGAACAGAAGATATTTTCATCAAGCTATAGAGAGGATTCACGACAGGGCGCGCAGATACAGCGAGGGCTACGGCGTGATAATGTGCGATATAGATTATTTCAAGAAGTATAATGACATATACGGCCATATCCAGGGCGATAATATATTAAAGACTATTGCAGAGACATTGAAAGAAACACTCCGCCTTTCAGATGAAATCTTCAGGTACGGAGGCGAGGAGATAATAATCATCCTGCCTGAACAAGAAATCAATGATACAACGATTGCAGCAGAGAGGATTGTAAGGAGCGTAGAGTCACTGCGGATTGAGCATAAAGGCTCGGAATTCAGCATTGTAACAATAAGCTGCGGGATAGCAGCATTTGACAAGAAAACTGACCTTAACAGCAAGTGGATATCTGTTGTAGACAGGGCAGACAAGGCATTATACAGGGCAAAATCAGGAGGAAGAAACAGGGTAAGTGCTTGAGATGGCCCTGCAGTTCACTACTAAAATCTCAAAAAGGCGCCTATCCCGCCAGCATCTGCAAGTTTTTTACTGTCTGTAACCACCTCTATCAGGGCTCCCTGCTCTACTGCCTTCTGTACAGCAAAATCAATAAGATAACTTACTGCCTCAAAAACTCCCTTGCAGTACGGACAGTTTTTCAGCGCCTGCGATGTCAGAAAGCCACAATTAGTGCACATGAATCCCTGAGCTGTGCTGCCGCGTAAAAAAACAAGTTTCATGACACTGCCTTCCTGGATGCTGGCGAGGACATCTTCAAGTCCTATCACAGCCATATTGTTTTTCATTGCCCTTGTAATTAGTTCATCCACTATCATCTGCTCTTTGTTTTTCTCAAATTCTTCCATTATCTTCATGGACATATTGAGTATGTCATTTTCACCTGCAAACATCTCTGCCGGGAATTGACCTATGACCTTATCAAGAATTACCTGTGGCAACAAGCCTTTGACCTTTACAATAGCCTGCTCAGCCCCGCCAATTATTATCATGCCGATATACTCCCTGTGAAGGAGCTCCTCGACGGCCTTTACAACATCTTTCATGTGAAGGCTTACGTGGTAGTCTATGTGTCTCTCATACCTGTTCTGCTTGAGGGCAAACCACCCACCTTTTTTATGTTTGCCAGGGATATCCGCGGTAAAGACCTCGGTGTATTCCTCGATTTCTCCTAAGTGAATCAGGAAAATTCTTGCAGACTCCTTAGCAACAAGCAGAGTTACATATCTCTGATAATTGTCAAGTAAATCAACAAGGGGTTTCACATAAGGAGTCTTATCAATTATAAGCTCGTTTTTTACAGGAAGGGAGAGGTGGTAGTTTTTCCATAACCCGCGCGGTGAAGAACTTATAAGTGCCAGGCCTTTTTTAAACTCCCTCTTGTTACCTGTAAGATAAGCCTCAATCTTTTCAAGGTCGCCCTTCACTCTTTTCTCAATATCTTTCCCGACCTTTCCCATTATGTCCTTTAAGAGATTCTTGAAATGTATAACATAGTCCCCTTTCGGGTTTGTAATTGGATTCACATTAAGGTAAAGGCTAATGAAGAAATCGCCGTTTCCGCTTATAACCGAAAGTTCTTTAAGTTCACTGTGTGTAAGCATCTTCTCCTCCTTTTGTATCTGATCTGTATATCTCTAAAAGGGAGAGGCACAGGGCTACTATTAAGGGCCCGAGGATAAATCCTATAAAGCCGAAAAGTTTAATCCCTCCAAGCACGCTGAAGAATATAAGCAGCGTGTTAAGCTTTGTCTTACCTCCTATTATGATTGGCTTTAATATATTGTCAACCATGCCGATTATTAAAAAGCCAAAGAGGAGAAGCCCTATGCCCTTTGCATAACTTCCGCTTAAAATGAGTATTACCCCTGCCGGTCCCCAGACAATAAATGTCCCGAAAATTGGAATAAGGGAGAGTATCGACATCGCTGAGCCCCAGAATATCGGGGATGGAAGACCGAGAACCAGAAAAGCAAGTCCACCAAGAATGCCCTGAATAATTGCTACTGTAACGCCGCCATATATTGTTGCAATTACCATCTCCTTGGCCTGGTTTTCAAGCTTTATTTTCTGAGCATCGGAAAATGGAAGAAGCCCCCTGATGTATCCAATAATGGCATTACCATCCTTTAGAAAGAAGAAAATTGTCATGGCCATAATAAGAAAACTTACAGCGAAGACAAGAATGTTTTTAAAAAGGTTGGCAGTGCCCTCGCCAATTTTTTTGCTAAGGGCCTTCAGGTTTTTTATAGCCGCATCTTTGAGATCAAGGCTAACAGGCCCGATATACGACTCCAGTTTTTCACCTAATTTTGTAACTACAGGATGTCTCTGAAGATCTGCTATTACCTGTGGCCCTTTTTCTTCGATTGTCCTGTAAGTCTCAGATATTTCTTTAACAAGGGCAGTGCTGAGATAACCAAAAGGCCCGATGATAATGATTAGGATCACTATAAGCGTAACCAGTGAAGCAGCCCATGACCGCTTAAACACTTTTAAGAAAACTCTGTAAAGGGGATAAAATGTAATGCTCAAAACCATGGCCCACGCAATTGGAGTAAGAAAAGGGCTTAAGATCATATAGAACAAATAAAAGAGCCCTGCAGTTATAGCAAGAGAGATTATTGTAGATAGATGTTCAGCCTTCATCTGCAAGCCTCAATAAATGCCTTAAACAATGCCCCTGATGGTTCATCAGAAAGCCTTTCAGGATGCCATTGAACCCCTAAAAGGAATGGGTATGTCTCAAGTTCAATTGCCTCTATCAGGCCATCTGAAGACCACGCAGATTTAAATATGCCTTCTCCGAGTTTCTTTATACCCTGATGGTGGGTGCTATTCACAGCAATACTTTCTTTCTTTAAAATATAATACAACTTGCTCTCTTTGTAAATTTCAACCTCATGCCCTGATTTGTGGTCGAGCTTGTTCTGTCTCTGAAGGGGCAAATCCTGATAAAGGCTTCCACCAAAAAACACATTTAAAAACTGCATTCCATAACATATCCCGAGGGCTGGCTTTTTTAAGCCAATTATTTCTTTAAGCAGCGCTTTCTCAAAAATAAATCTCTCTTTTGAAACAGGGTTCAGAGCCGCCTTTAACTCTTCTCCATAAAAAGCAGGCTCTATATCGCCGCCTCCTGAAATCAAAAGTGCATCAATCTTATCAGAAATTATGGGGGATAAATTTTCTGCCAAAGGCGGGATAAACACAGGACAGCCGCCGGCTGCCTCTATTGCGGCTGCATAAGAAAGCTTTATCGAATAAACCTCCCTTCCCGAAGAACTCGGGACAGGCTCACTGTCACCTGTAATTCCAATAAGCGGGCTATGATGCACGTTTCAGAACCCTGCCTGCCATAGCGTCTGTTGGCTCACCTTCCCACAAAGCCGGTATTCCATTTACAAATACATAATAAATACCCAACGGCCTCTGAAAAGGCTCTTCAAAAGTTGCTGTATCTTTAATTTTTTCAGGATCAAAGACCACAATGTCCGCAAAATATCCCCCGGTGAGAATACCTCTTTCCTTAATCTTAAAGACCTTTGCAGGCAATCCTGTCATTTTATAAATAGCATCTTCTATCGATAAAACAGCATCTTCTCTTACATACTTGCCAAGTATTCTCGGAAATGTTCCAAAACCCCTCGGATGGGGTTTCCCTTTTGCAGTGACACCGTCAAAACTCCTACCAGAGCTGTCAGAGCCTATCATAGCATAGTCTTTCCTCAAAATCGCCCTAAGGTTGTCCTCATTCATTGTGAAAAAAATAGCACCTACTCTGAGTTCTTCTTCAAGAAGAATATCAAACACACAGTCAACAGGATGCTTTTTCATGGCTTCTCCAATGTCCGAAAGGCTCTTCCCCTCCATCCATTTGTTTTTCTTGAGGGCAACAGATGAAATCTTTATTTTTTCCCAGTAAGAGCGCTCTGGATGTAAATCGAGTATGGCTTTTTTAAGCTCTTCTCTTTTGTATTTTAGCCTCCATAGCTCTTTGTCCCTGCCACCCTCGTATGCCCACTCTGGCAGAACACTGTCCAGATCAGTGCTCGCAGCAATATAGGGGTACCTGTCGCAGGTGAGTTTAATGCCCATCTGGTGTGCCTTTTCAATCTGCTCAAAGACCTTTTCGAGCTTTGACCAGTTGTTTTCCCTGCTTGTCTTTAAATGGGACAGGTGCACATGAACTCCTGAGTCCATTCCGATTTTTATTGCTTCATCAACAGCCTCCAGTAACTTATCGCCCTCGCTCCTTAAGTGGGTTGTATATATTCCTCCTGAGCTGGCAGCTTCCATTGCAAGTTCGACAATCTCATCTGTCTTTGCATAAACCCCAGGCGGATAAATAAGTCCTGTTGAAAGGCCGACTGAGCCCTGACTCAAAGACTCTTTTAAAAGTGTTTTCATTTTTCTCATATCGCTTGATGTCGGCACTGCATCTACATATCCTATTACAGATGCCCTGAGATTGCCATGGCCGGTGAGTGTCATGAAATTTATTGCAATTTTCTTCTTACTCAGGATTTCAAAATACTCTGTAAGGCTTCCCCATCTTTCCTTTATGCCGAGTTCTTTAAAATCTCCTGCCCTTTGCTCAAGGGCATCTCCAGAAAGGGGTGTAGATGAAAGGCCGCAGTTTCCATTTATCTCGGTTGTCACACCCTGAGTGACCTTGGCCGCAGCTCTCGGGTCAGCGAGGGCTGTAAACTCAGAATGGCAGTGGCAGTCAATAAAACCAGGGCTTATACAGAGTCCTTTAACATCTATGACCATCTCTGCATCAGACTTAGAAAGATGGCCAATCGCTTCTATCCTGTCACCTTTGATGCCAATATCAGATGTTTTTGGCCCCGCCGTTGGCGGGGTGCCATCGACAATAAGGCCACCTGCAAGTAAAAAATCAAACTTCAATGCCTTCCCCTGAGGATAACTCTTCGGCCTTCTTTGCGCTTCTCTCAAACAGGGGGACAAGGAGGGAAGTGGATAGTTTTATTTTATCCATAAGGCTTACCTTAGGATAATCCGCCATTGCCTCTTTGTAAAGTCCCTGGGCCTCGTTGTAAATCATAGGCAGAAAACGGAGGGTAAGGGCTGTAGTTGCTATAAACTCTTTAACAGGGGCAAGCCTTCCTACAGGGCCCAGGAGTCCGCCAAAGGCTTTGACCATGTCCTCTGCAGGGGTTGTGGCTGTGAGAACCCTGGCGCCAAGGATCAATATCAAGAGCCTGAGCGTAAGATAACTTGCCCTTTCAATTCCTTCATAAGTTATATAAAGACCTAAAATCTCCGCAATAACCCTGCCGTGTTGGAATAGGGCATTGCTCAAAAATGTAAATGCAAGGAAAATAACTATAGGAAGGCAGCCTTTCTTTATGGTTTTCACAGGAAGCTTGAATAAGAGAAAAAAATTTACTGCAAGGATTAAGAGATAAAGCGGAATGGAACGAAATATGAATAGCAAAAGGACAAGACCGATATAAGCGAGGATTTTGGCTCTGGGGCTAAAATCTGCCATTAACTTTTGCTACATGCTCAGACAGACTTCTATATTCATGGATCCCTCCAGCAATTGCCTCAGCAATCTTCTTCCTGTATAAAGCACTTGAAAGTCTCTTTTCTTCCTCACGATTACTTATAAAAGAAATCTCAACCAGGATAGAAGGCATCTGAGCACCAACGAGCACATAAAAAAGGGCATGCTTGACACCGTTGTCTACTATCTTCTGATAGTCTGATTTAAGTGTATTTATAATTGAAGTCTGTACATTGTGGGCAAGTCTCATTGACTCATCTCGTTTGTTATCCCTTGCCAGGTCACTGAGAATTACCTGGAGGTCATTCTGAACCCTCTGCATTTTTTCAATAGAGATTGCGTTTTCCCTCGCAGCAACCCTCATGGCTTCCTTATCATTTGTCCAGTTAAGCAGATAGGTCTCAATTCCCCTTACATCCCTTCTGGGGTTTGCATTCGCATGGATGGATATGAAGAGGTCCGCTTTTTGGGAATTTGCAATGGCTGTCCTCTCTTCAAGGGGAATAAAAATATCCCTATCCCTCGTAAGGATTACCTCTATTTTATGTTTCTCTGTAAGAATCTTCTTCAGTTTTTTTGCTACATCAAGGACCACGTCTTTTTCATAAAGGCCCCTCGGGCCAATGGCGCCTGCATCTTTACCTCCATGGCCAGGGTCTATCACTACCCTTCTGACTCCAGGTAGTCTTTTGAAAGACTTCCGCTCTACAGACGGCAGGCGAACGACTGAGCCGGACAGCTCACGGTCTGCTGGAGAAGTATCCTCCCTCACTTCTCCGTATATGTCAATAACAAACCGATATGGATCCTCCAGTACAAACACATTGTTGCGCTCGAATTTCCCGAGGTCGAGCACAATCCTCACCGTATCATTGTCAAACTGTCCAACCCTGATGCTCTTCAAAATACCATTGCTTATGTCAAAACTGGTATCTACATCTTTTGATAATTTACAACCTTTCAGGTCAAAATACAGGCGGTCGGGGTTTGAAAGGCGATTTTCGGTAAACGTCACAGGGCCATCTAAATCAATAACAACCCTTGTGTAGGATTCATCTGACCAGTAACGAAGGTCTTTAACAGAAACTTCTTCAGCAGCCTCAGCCCTGGTCAATAAAAAGATAAAACATAAGGGTAACAAAAAAGCCCTTCTCATATATTTCTTTATATAATAAAGGGGCTTAAATGTCAACTCTTAATTTAAAACTTTAAGGTTTTCTTGTATTTGCCTTTTGTGTATTTTAGTGGGCACCGTGAATAAGGACAGGCAGGCACCTTACACAGACATAAAGTGCCTCGCCCTTATATTCACACGGAATAAGCACCCTGTCTTCGCTGCCTGACCCACAATTCAAACACTTGTGTTCGCTCATTTTCCCTCCTCAAGTTTCTTTATCTCTTCAACGATCTTTTCGGGGTCCATGTTATGCATCATAGCTCCAAAGGAAATAGATTCCACCTTAATGCCAGGGCAGGTAAAACAGCCACCTCCAAAATGCTTCTCAATAACCTTATCTGCCCCTGGGACAGCCTTGATGACATCGCCTATTATCGAGTCTTTTGTAATGCTTACCTTAGTCTCCATAGCCACACCTCCTCTTAGTTTCTTCGTAATTTCACCTTAATATAAATTCGGGCCCCTCATCCATGATTTAAATCATAATCACCCTCACCCTTACCCTCTCCCATCAAGGGAGAGGGAATGAGAGTTGATTCTTATGCAGTTTTTACTGTTTTAAGGATATTGTACACAAACAGGATAACGGCAATAAACGCTAAGATGCTCGACAGGATTAGCACAGAATTAAACATCAGCGGCATTACATTTTTAGCAATAAAGGGCCAGCTTATTGCCATTCCCAGAAGGCCTGCATTAGCAAACCAGAACTGAACCCGCACTATCAATGGGCTGTATACGGGCCTTCCGCTAAACCTCGGTAAAATATGATAGCCGACCCCATAAATCATCATTGCCATAAAACCCAAGAGATTTAGATGGACATGGACAGACCTATAGTAGGCAGCACTATCCGGCCACATGACCATCTTGAGACCCAAAAAAGCGCCTGAAAACAAATAAATCAGGCTCATTCTGAGATACCAGACAATTATCCGTTCCATGATACCTCCACTCCACTCTTACTTCTCACTTCCCTTACACCGATTCCACAGATATAACTTCAGGGATCTCCCGTTTTAGCGTAGCCTCTATAGCATTCTTAAGTGTCATCGTAGACATCGGGCAGCCAGCACATGCACCAATAAGCCTGAGCTTTACAACACCGCTATCCTGAACCTCAACAAGCTGGACATCACCACCATCTCTCTGGAGCAACGGCCTTATCTTGTTTAAGACCTCTTCAACCCTTTCCTTAAACATCTTGCCTCCTTATTCTTAGTTCTTAATTTTACTTTAATAGCTTCTTTCACACTTAGTCTATGACTTTAATCATACAGAAAGGACTCTGTATGATTCAACCGTTAAAGTGCGCTCAGCACCTTACCCTGAATCAAGTTCAGGGTCTCCGATGTCGGAATATGATTCTCCTGCAGAACTTTTTTATCATAACTATCTTCCCCAGATGTGCGGATAAAATTTCTTTATGAATCCGTCTACAAGGTTGATTTTAAGTTTAAATGGATTCAATATCCTTTCAAGTATAGTTACAATTAGTAATACAGGCAGCATATGTGTTGCGAGGGTAATTTTAAAGAATCCACAGTTGAGTTTTCTAATAGCTGAGTAGTTATTAATGATTGGAAACAGAAGTGTGTATTCGATCAAAAACAGCACAGTTGCTGGAAGTGCGGTAAAGGCAGTTACGGTCTGAAAGATGCGGTCAATTATTTTGAATCTTCTTACCACATCATGAATATTATTTTTGTAATATGTAAATGATTTATTTGAGGTTAGCCCTTCTTTAAACCATTTGATGTGGAGATAAGAGATTACATAAGCGGTGATTGCAGTAATATCCATTATCGGCCTGAAATGGCTGCCATTGTCTCCATATATGGTCTTGATATTAACAAACCGTATTGCAGCCCCCATGTCTCCTGCCTTCATTAATATTTCTGTCTCTGTAACATATTTCTCTGTTGTCAGACACAGCTTTTTTATTAATGAAAGGGGATAAAGCCTGAATCCGCACTGGGTATCTTCTACAAATTGGTTTGCAGCGAGGGAGATGTAAAACCGCGCTATATGCATTGAGTTATACCTTGCCCTCGGTATCTTCTCCTTCTCATGCATCCTGGAACCAACAATTATATCTTCCGGATACATGCTCCACATATTGATAAAAAGAGGTATATCGTCAAGGTCATGCTGGCTATCTGCATCCATACTTATTGCCGCATCGTACCCATCTTTTACCGCCTTGTGAAAAAGCACTCTTAATGCATTCCCCTTACCTTTGTTTCTCCCTATTTTGATTACCTCTGCCCCTGCACGGGAAGCAGCAATTGCAGTATCATCCACAGATCCGTCGTCGGCAACAATAACCTTATCAACATACTTTAATGCGCCTTCCACCACACTTCCTATGGTTTTAGATGCATTATAAGCTGGAATTATGACACAGAGATTAGATGTCAACCCTCATGCCCTCCCTCGCGAGAATCTCACTCGCTGCCCTGGCGCCTGAATATGCAGCAGCCAAAACCCCGCCGCCCATATCACCCCAATGGCCGGCAATGTAGAGATTTTTTATGTCATGCCTCTGCATATTTCTGAAACCAGGAATCTGCCTCCAGCCAAAGGCGGCACCTTTAAAATTGCCTGTATATCGCTGGAGGGTCTGCGGCGTAGCTGAATCCAGCACCACAATTCTGTCCTTTAAGCCGGGTATAACCCTTTCAACCCTTTTTAAAACAATATCTGTACATTGCGTTTTATCAAAATGTCTATCAGATGCCTCCACCATTTCGTGTATTACCACTGTATGACAACCAGCAGGGGCACGGGATTTATCCTCCAGAGTGGCTACTGTTATCCCGATAGTTGATTCATCTGTAAATGATACTTCAGGACTGAAAAAGCCCTCCATATCATATGAAGGGAAATACCCAACACTTGAGTGGGTATTGATCTCCCCTTTGATGCCGGCATAAACGATAAAGAATGATGTTGAAACACCAATATCTCTATTCATCTCTTCTGCAATGGCTGCATATTTTCCACCTAACAGTTTGACGAATGTATAATTAAAATCAGCGTTGGATATAACATATCTTGATGTATATTCTTCATTGTTGTCGCATCTAACACCGTAACAATTATTATTTTCATCCAGAAGGATCGTCTTCGCCCCATCTCCGAGAATAACAGCACCACCGTTTTTGCGAATCCCCTCTGCTAAAACATCAGCAAGCCTTTGAAAGCCGCCCACAGGACGATAAGCACCGAGCTTGAAATAGCTCATGATCATGGCAATCATGGAGAGGGCGGAAACCTTTGACGGCGGGAGCCCTATAAACGGACATCTGTCAGAAAGTATTGCCTTCAGTCTGAAATCATTGAGATACCCATCCAATAAGTCTTTATAACTAATGCCCATGAACTTTAATATCTGTGGCGGGATATTATTCAACGCAAGTCTTCCGGAAATGAGCATATCCGTTGCTAACATTGTCTCACCGCAAACACTGCTGACCGTTTCAAAGAATTTCTGAATTCTTCCTGATTCCCGTGGAAATAATGTTGAAAGTCTTTCAACGTATGCATTCACATCAGCATCCACAATGACCTCAATATCCGGAAAGATGCTCTCCCTCACTGGATCTACCCTTACAAAACTAATATTTTTATAGACATCAAGAAGATCAAGCACCTTATATATCAATCCGCCAGCGGTAACCCCTGATATACAGTCCACGGCAGAGTCAAAAACAAACTCCTTCCTTTTGAATGAGGCAAGATAACCTCCGTGTGTGATATGTCTCTCAAGTACCAGTGTTTTCAACCCTCTGGAAGTGAGAATTCCTGCACTTATAAGTCCTCCGATTCCGCTTCCTATGACTATAACATCAAAATCCTTCATTCCCGTTTCCTCTTTTCAGATAAAGAATGGCCGGCAATACGATCAATGCGGTAAAAGCGCAGGAGAGAGCACCAATACTTAAAACACTTCCTATGGATGCAATCCCGATGAATTTAGCTGTTACAAGGCTTCCACAACCCGCAACAGTGGTAGCAGCACACATCATCACATTCTTTCCTGTTATTCTGAGGGCGTTGCCTATGTCCCTTTCATCTTCTTTAAGATACGCCTGCATTACATAAATGCCATAGTCAACACCGAAACCAAAGATAAGGGCAATGGTGCCCACATTAATGAAGTTAAAGGGGATGCCTGCAAATCCGAGTATCCCGATGGTAAGAAGGAATCCAACTGTAACAGGCAGCAGGATTAATCCGACATAAAATAATTTTTTGAAAGCCAGATAAAGAATGATGAAATTAGAAATGAGGGTAACGATGATAGCCAGCGCACTTCCCCAGAGAATAGATGACTTTATCTCGTTGAAAAGAACGGGTCTTCCAAGCAATGTCCAGTCCCGTCCTCTTAATCTGATATCTTTCTGCAGTGTATACAATCCATCCCTATCCCATTCCTCCCGGGATGGGTAAATATAGGCTGCAATGGATATGTCGTCCCTGTTGTAAAAGTGCCTGATCCTTGGATCAGAGATGTCCTCTATTTCCTCTAATCCGATTGGCCTGTCATTGGTTACGGCGTTTGTGATCTTATCCAGATATGTACGGATATAATCCCTGTCATAATCCATACCCCTTTTCTGCAGGGCAGATGTGAGGGCATTTTCAAGCCTGTTAGCCGTTATGGTATCTTTTATCTCTTTAAGGCTATTCAATATCTGCCTCTGAACAGCAGGTGGAGGAAGAAATATGCCCGGGGAGTCATACCCTTTGATTAACCCATCCGTTTTCCACATGGAAAGCATTCTCTCGAGGGAATCAAAGTTATGTGCAAGGTCTTCTTTATCTTTACCCTTTACTACAATTGCCATTGGTTCACCATTTTTATTAAGCCTTTGGTTAACTGCCTCTCCCAGTGCCATGGACTGGCTGCCCTTAATGCCAATATGTTCAGGATTGCTGTCAAAGCCTAACCTAGCTATGCCAAATCCGGCAAATACAATTAAAAAGAAACTCATAAAAATTATATGTCGTGGTCTTGATACAACAAAATTAGTGAAGGTTTCCACACCAGATGCGTCTTTCCCTTTATACAGGTTCTGAAAGCCGCCCTTGCTTGTCCATACAAGCAGCGAACTCATCAAAAAAAGTGTGGATATGAGGCATAACAGGACACCCATCCCTGCAACAACTCCAAGTTCATACAACCCCTCGAACCTGGTGACGATAATGCTGAAAAAGGAGAGAGATGTCGTAATGGCAGAAACGACAAAAGCAGGCCCTGTCTTTGTAAGAGTAATCTCCAGCGACTTAAGAGAATCATTGCTCTTTTGCAGCTCATCTCCAAATCGCTTTAATGTATGCATGGAATAGTCCACATATAAACCGATAAGAACCGCAGCAACAATGCTTGTAACAATGTTCAGGCTGCCAAATACGAAATAGGCGAATGCAAGCGTTGCGGCAAGGGAGGCAAGCATTGTGAATCCGATTATCAAGAGGGTTACCACCCTAACCCGATAAACCACCAGAATAAGCAATCCTATAAGAAAGACTGACAAGAGAAAAGAGCTGATAATATCATGCTGAATGACTCCCCTTATCTCTTCTGAAAGGATATGTCCACCGGTAACTCCTATTTTTATATCCGGGGGATTATTGCTCTCCAACAGGGATAAACGAATAATGTCAGCCATCTCCTTTTTGAATCTTTTCACAAAGGCCATATCCCTACTCTTGCCCTTCGGCTTCACAAAGATGAATGCCATGGAGTGATCCTT harbors:
- a CDS encoding NAD(P)/FAD-dependent oxidoreductase yields the protein MKDFDVIVIGSGIGGLISAGILTSRGLKTLVLERHITHGGYLASFKRKEFVFDSAVDCISGVTAGGLIYKVLDLLDVYKNISFVRVDPVRESIFPDIEVIVDADVNAYVERLSTLFPRESGRIQKFFETVSSVCGETMLATDMLISGRLALNNIPPQILKFMGISYKDLLDGYLNDFRLKAILSDRCPFIGLPPSKVSALSMIAMIMSYFKLGAYRPVGGFQRLADVLAEGIRKNGGAVILGDGAKTILLDENNNCYGVRCDNNEEYTSRYVISNADFNYTFVKLLGGKYAAIAEEMNRDIGVSTSFFIVYAGIKGEINTHSSVGYFPSYDMEGFFSPEVSFTDESTIGITVATLEDKSRAPAGCHTVVIHEMVEASDRHFDKTQCTDIVLKRVERVIPGLKDRIVVLDSATPQTLQRYTGNFKGAAFGWRQIPGFRNMQRHDIKNLYIAGHWGDMGGGVLAAAYSGARAASEILAREGMRVDI
- a CDS encoding MMPL family transporter — its product is MERLLKKIAHFVFLHHRGIVFVFSLLTVISIITVFKMEIKSDIIHVLPSGNKIVSQFRDFTEKYGMLDKVTVVVESGSNAIDEHIDLIENLSRRLSESPLIEYVDYTPIKVKSDFFMKHFPLFLDERGLKQLKERLSTAGIEQQVRLNYQRLLSPFSSPLDSELIAKDPLNLRGIIMERLKRSGSDSTIDLSAGYYFTKDHSMAFIFVKPKGKSRDMAFVKRFKKEMADIIRLSLLESNNPPDIKIGVTGGHILSEEIRGVIQHDIISSFLLSVFLIGLLILVVYRVRVVTLLIIGFTMLASLAATLAFAYFVFGSLNIVTSIVAAVLIGLYVDYSMHTLKRFGDELQKSNDSLKSLEITLTKTGPAFVVSAITTSLSFFSIIVTRFEGLYELGVVAGMGVLLCLISTLFLMSSLLVWTSKGGFQNLYKGKDASGVETFTNFVVSRPRHIIFMSFFLIVFAGFGIARLGFDSNPEHIGIKGSQSMALGEAVNQRLNKNGEPMAIVVKGKDKEDLAHNFDSLERMLSMWKTDGLIKGYDSPGIFLPPPAVQRQILNSLKEIKDTITANRLENALTSALQKRGMDYDRDYIRTYLDKITNAVTNDRPIGLEEIEDISDPRIRHFYNRDDISIAAYIYPSREEWDRDGLYTLQKDIRLRGRDWTLLGRPVLFNEIKSSILWGSALAIIVTLISNFIILYLAFKKLFYVGLILLPVTVGFLLTIGILGFAGIPFNFINVGTIALIFGFGVDYGIYVMQAYLKEDERDIGNALRITGKNVMMCAATTVAGCGSLVTAKFIGIASIGSVLSIGALSCAFTALIVLPAILYLKRGNGNEGF